One genomic segment of Esox lucius isolate fEsoLuc1 chromosome 15, fEsoLuc1.pri, whole genome shotgun sequence includes these proteins:
- the tacc3 gene encoding transforming acidic coiled-coil-containing protein 3 isoform X1 translates to MSSTAVNDENRGVCPGRKHSNSETSCDIFSLDQPTGRPSILRQSQAENLSNKTTAKGGKVCFQTPRRDPVTKRIVSPTKSVKMACDNESLHISTTEYVLPQEINNLTKSDSTAVSSYPDDEMPIQSKGGYQIDFDNLDSINPFQVSAKMVPSPAGHSEVVEPQETPGHNELDVIETVSPLTQSDKIEMALDETLPFIPSAENSFGDISTSIQSSDSSVITMIKDPANELSNVEEFVQASVNLNPEGAAALASEGAAALASEGAAALASEGAAALASEGAAALASEGAAALASEGAAALASEGAAALASEGAAALASEGAAALASEGAAALASEGAAALASEGAAALASEGAAALASEGAAALASEGAAALSNGSYKLDFDDLDSINPFQTGGSKIQNSPILGRKLPCDAPPRVEDHNLAVKEMEPATTVAVAPVVQEALSQAEMKPAPKEASRLASDPLLEPSTSLPKDGPVKLEFNFDDDKVKRRPMPKKFGKRTVGVKAVPAEKREPAPPKESPLKPVFDNNTEVPVPVGSYSFESTFDDPNFNPFGANAKMVDSPVCQVKSIPHAKATTSVTVVTSCEDIVEPVQNQTAPLPCVHDAGEEMSSTDAGFSNIKVIKSIPQDQKFQMDSCEVQVSSVNERELLTKPDQPSLSPQEPFEQSQFEHNSQNGVSEFEEFVPGTTFMANDFDGEMDYLEQFGSSNFKESALRKQSLYLKFDPLLRESPKKSGAPAGLDLPRIPPVALRMDTQRPGTKDVVNGLKSVHSRILDVPPPVHVVGPLNPFVQNSMFENMDPNFPPPANTDDNIIEVLKYSQWDMDAAIAKIQKEAKEREDEWKAKYEKLSLDNHEMGKIMSEFEATISQILAEKQKEKEMAQAEITQVLQEKEQVSQDLSAMERSFSDLFKRLDKYKEVIEGYKQNEEMLKKCAQDYLARIKKEEQRYQTLKAHAEQKIGLANKEIAEVRSKLKSEVSALQAQLRREQLKAQSLENSLDQKVKETEELTNLCDELIAKVQKG, encoded by the exons ATGAGTTCTACTGCTGTGAACGATGAAAATCGTGGGGTTTGTCCTGGAAGAAAGCACAGCAATTCTGAGACAAGTTGTGACATATTTTCCTTGGATCAGCCGACTGGCAGGCCTTCCATCCTTCGCCAGTCTCAAGCTGAGAACCTGTcgaacaaaactacagcaaaGGGAGGAAAG GTTTGTTTTCAGACTCCAAGAAGAGACCCTGTCACAAAGAGAATAGTATCACCAACAAAGTCTGTCAAGATGGCATGCGACAATGAGTCTCTACACATTTCTACTACTGAATA tgtctTGCCTCAGGAAATCAATAACCTGACAAAATCAG ACTCCACAGCGGTGTCATCCTATCCTGATGATGAAATGCCGATTCAGAGTAAAGGAGGTTATCAAATCGATTTTGACAACCTTGATTCCATCAATCCCTTCCAAGTGTCAGCTAAAATGGTCCCCTCTCCAGCCGGACACAGTGAAGTGGTTGAACCCCAAGAGACTCCAGGACACAATGAACTTGATGTAATTGAAACCGTTTCTCCTTTAACTCAGTCTGACAAGATTGAAATGGCGCTGGATGAGACACTCCCCTTCATCCCATCAGCTGAAAATTCTTTTGGAGACATCTCTACCAGTATACAGTCCTCAGATAGCAGTGTGATTACCATGATAAAGGATCCAGCCAATGAGTTATCTAATGTTGAGGAGTTTGTACAAGCATCCGTAAACCTTAACCCCGAGGGAGCTGCGGCCCTGGCCTCCGAGGGAGCTGCGGCCCTGGCCTCCGAGGGAGCTGCGGCCCTGGCCTCCGAGGGAGCTGCGGCCCTGGCCTCCGAGGGAGCTGCGGCCCTGGCCTCCGAGGGAGCTGCGGCCCTGGCCTCCGAGGGAGCTGCGGCCCTGGCCTCCGAGGGAGCTGCGGCCCTGGCCTCCGAGGGAGCTGCGGCCCTGGCCTCCGAGGGAGCTGCGGCCCTGGCCTCCGAGGGAGCTGCGGCCCTGGCCTCCGAGGGAGCTGCGGCCCTGGCCTCCGAGGGAGCTGCGGCCCTGGCCTCCGAGGGAGCTGCGGCCCTGGCCTCCGAGGGAGCTGCGGCCCTGGCCTCCGAGGGAGCTGCGGCCCTGTCCAATGGTTCTTACAAATTAGATTTTGATGACCTTGATTCAATCAACCCTTTCCAAACAGGAGGCTCCAAAATTCAGAATTCACCCATTCTTGGCAGAAAGTTGCCATGCGATGCTCCTCCAAGGGTGGAAGATCATAACCTTGCGGTGAAAGAAATGGAACCAGCAACAACAGTTGCGGTAGCTCCTGTAGTCCAAGAGGCACTTTCCCAGGCAGAGATGAAACCTGCTCCCAAGGAGGCCAGCAGGCTAGCTAGTGACCCTCTGCTTGAGCCCAGTACATCCCTTCCCAAGGATGGCCCAGTGAAGCTCGAGTTCAATTTTGATGATGACAAGGTTAAGCGTAGGCCAATGCCTAAAAAGTTTGGCAAAAGGACTGTTGGTGTGAAGGCTGTACCCGCAGAGAAGAGAGAACCTGCTCCACCCAAGGAATCTCCGTTAAAGCCCGTGTTCGATAACAATACTGAAGTTCCTGTTCCCGTGGGTTCTTACAGTTTTGAATCAACGTTTGATGACCCGAACTTCAATCCATTTGGTGCAAATGCAAAAATGGTTGACTCTCCAGTCTGCCAGGTAAAATCCATTCCACATGCCAAGGCAACCACTTCAGTCACAGTGGTTACCTCCTGTGAGGATATTGTAGAGCCTGTTCAGAATCAAACTGCACCGTTGCCATG TGTTCATGATGCCGGAGAAGAAATGTCAAGTACTGACGCTGGTTTTTCTAACATAAAAGTAATT aaaagcattccccaGGATCAGAAGTTTCAGATGGACTCTTGTGAAGTTCAGGTGTCTTCTGTCAATGAGAGAGAACTTCTAACTAAACCTGACCAACCTTCACTGAGCCCTCAAGAACCTTTTGAGCAAAGCCAATTCGAGCATAACTCTCAGAATGGCGTATCAGAATTTGAGGAGTTTGTTCCAGGAACCACAT TCATGGCAAATGACTTTGATGGCGAGATGGACTACTTGGAGCAGTTTGGTTCCAGTAAT TTCAAGGAGTCAGCACTGAGGAAACAATCACTGTACCTTAAATTTGACCCTCTACTGAGAGAGAGTCCTAAGAAGTCTGGAGCCCCTGCAGGACTCGACCTCCCTCGAATTCCTCCCGTTGCTTTGCG TATGGACACCCAGAGGCCTGGAACCAAGGATGTGGTGAATGGGTTGAAATCTGTCCACTCCAGAATTCTTGATGTCCCACCTCCT GTTCACGTTGTGGGTCCTCTGAATCCTTTTGTGCAGAACTCTATGTTTGAAAATATGGACCCAAATTTCCCTCCACCAGCCAATACTGACGATAACATCATAGAGGTGCTGAAATACAGTCAGTGGGACATGGATGCTGCCATTGCCAAGATCCAGAAAGAA gcaaaggagagagaggatgaatgGAAGGCAAAGTATGAAAAGCTGTCTCTGGATAATCATGAAATGGG AAAAATTATGTCTGAATTTGAAGCAACAATCTCTCAGATACTGG ctgaaaaacaaaaagaaaaggaaatggCCCAGGCTGAGATTACTCAGGTTCTGCAAGAGAAGGAGCAGGTATCACAGGACCTGAGTGCAATGGAAAGATCCTTCTCTGATCTCTTCAAGAGACTGGATAAGTACAAAGAAGTCATCGAGGGTTATAAGCAG AATGAAGAGATGCTGAAGAAATGTGCTCAAGATTACCTGGCTAGGATCAAAAAGGAGGAACAGCGCTACCAGACCCTGAAAGCCCACGCTGAGCAGAAAATTGGCCT GGCGAATAAAGAAATTGCTGAAGTCCGGTCTAAACTAAAGTCAGAGGTCTCAGCACTGCAGGCCCAGCTGCGCAGGGAACAGCTAAAAGCCCAGTCACTGGAGAATAGCCTCGACCAGAAA GTAAAGGAGACTGAGGAACTCACAAATCTTTGCGACGAACTCATTGCAAAAGTGCAGAAGGGCTGA
- the tacc3 gene encoding transforming acidic coiled-coil-containing protein 3 isoform X2 yields MSSTAVNDENRGVCPGRKHSNSETSCDIFSLDQPTGRPSILRQSQAENLSNKTTAKGGKVCFQTPRRDPVTKRIVSPTKSVKMACDNESLHISTTEYVLPQEINNLTKSDSTAVSSYPDDEMPIQSKGGYQIDFDNLDSINPFQVSAKMVPSPAGHSEVVEPQETPGHNELDVIETVSPLTQSDKIEMALDETLPFIPSAENSFGDISTSIQSSDSSVITMIKDPANELSNVEEFVQASVNLNPEGAAALASEGAAALASEGAAALASEGAAALASEGAAALASEGAAALASEGAAALASEGAAALASEGAAALASEGAAALASEGAAALASEGAAALASEGAAALASEGAAALASEGAAALASEGAAALSNGSYKLDFDDLDSINPFQTGGSKIQNSPILGRKLPCDAPPRVEDHNLAVKEMEPATTVAVAPVVQEALSQAEMKPAPKEASRLASDPLLEPSTSLPKDGPVKLEFNFDDDKVKRRPMPKKFGKRTVGVKAVPAEKREPAPPKESPLKPVFDNNTEVPVPVGSYSFESTFDDPNFNPFGANAKMVDSPVCQVKSIPHAKATTSVTVVTSCEDIVEPVQNQTAPLPCVHDAGEEMSSTDAGFSNIKKSIPQDQKFQMDSCEVQVSSVNERELLTKPDQPSLSPQEPFEQSQFEHNSQNGVSEFEEFVPGTTFMANDFDGEMDYLEQFGSSNFKESALRKQSLYLKFDPLLRESPKKSGAPAGLDLPRIPPVALRMDTQRPGTKDVVNGLKSVHSRILDVPPPVHVVGPLNPFVQNSMFENMDPNFPPPANTDDNIIEVLKYSQWDMDAAIAKIQKEAKEREDEWKAKYEKLSLDNHEMGKIMSEFEATISQILAEKQKEKEMAQAEITQVLQEKEQVSQDLSAMERSFSDLFKRLDKYKEVIEGYKQNEEMLKKCAQDYLARIKKEEQRYQTLKAHAEQKIGLANKEIAEVRSKLKSEVSALQAQLRREQLKAQSLENSLDQKVKETEELTNLCDELIAKVQKG; encoded by the exons ATGAGTTCTACTGCTGTGAACGATGAAAATCGTGGGGTTTGTCCTGGAAGAAAGCACAGCAATTCTGAGACAAGTTGTGACATATTTTCCTTGGATCAGCCGACTGGCAGGCCTTCCATCCTTCGCCAGTCTCAAGCTGAGAACCTGTcgaacaaaactacagcaaaGGGAGGAAAG GTTTGTTTTCAGACTCCAAGAAGAGACCCTGTCACAAAGAGAATAGTATCACCAACAAAGTCTGTCAAGATGGCATGCGACAATGAGTCTCTACACATTTCTACTACTGAATA tgtctTGCCTCAGGAAATCAATAACCTGACAAAATCAG ACTCCACAGCGGTGTCATCCTATCCTGATGATGAAATGCCGATTCAGAGTAAAGGAGGTTATCAAATCGATTTTGACAACCTTGATTCCATCAATCCCTTCCAAGTGTCAGCTAAAATGGTCCCCTCTCCAGCCGGACACAGTGAAGTGGTTGAACCCCAAGAGACTCCAGGACACAATGAACTTGATGTAATTGAAACCGTTTCTCCTTTAACTCAGTCTGACAAGATTGAAATGGCGCTGGATGAGACACTCCCCTTCATCCCATCAGCTGAAAATTCTTTTGGAGACATCTCTACCAGTATACAGTCCTCAGATAGCAGTGTGATTACCATGATAAAGGATCCAGCCAATGAGTTATCTAATGTTGAGGAGTTTGTACAAGCATCCGTAAACCTTAACCCCGAGGGAGCTGCGGCCCTGGCCTCCGAGGGAGCTGCGGCCCTGGCCTCCGAGGGAGCTGCGGCCCTGGCCTCCGAGGGAGCTGCGGCCCTGGCCTCCGAGGGAGCTGCGGCCCTGGCCTCCGAGGGAGCTGCGGCCCTGGCCTCCGAGGGAGCTGCGGCCCTGGCCTCCGAGGGAGCTGCGGCCCTGGCCTCCGAGGGAGCTGCGGCCCTGGCCTCCGAGGGAGCTGCGGCCCTGGCCTCCGAGGGAGCTGCGGCCCTGGCCTCCGAGGGAGCTGCGGCCCTGGCCTCCGAGGGAGCTGCGGCCCTGGCCTCCGAGGGAGCTGCGGCCCTGGCCTCCGAGGGAGCTGCGGCCCTGGCCTCCGAGGGAGCTGCGGCCCTGTCCAATGGTTCTTACAAATTAGATTTTGATGACCTTGATTCAATCAACCCTTTCCAAACAGGAGGCTCCAAAATTCAGAATTCACCCATTCTTGGCAGAAAGTTGCCATGCGATGCTCCTCCAAGGGTGGAAGATCATAACCTTGCGGTGAAAGAAATGGAACCAGCAACAACAGTTGCGGTAGCTCCTGTAGTCCAAGAGGCACTTTCCCAGGCAGAGATGAAACCTGCTCCCAAGGAGGCCAGCAGGCTAGCTAGTGACCCTCTGCTTGAGCCCAGTACATCCCTTCCCAAGGATGGCCCAGTGAAGCTCGAGTTCAATTTTGATGATGACAAGGTTAAGCGTAGGCCAATGCCTAAAAAGTTTGGCAAAAGGACTGTTGGTGTGAAGGCTGTACCCGCAGAGAAGAGAGAACCTGCTCCACCCAAGGAATCTCCGTTAAAGCCCGTGTTCGATAACAATACTGAAGTTCCTGTTCCCGTGGGTTCTTACAGTTTTGAATCAACGTTTGATGACCCGAACTTCAATCCATTTGGTGCAAATGCAAAAATGGTTGACTCTCCAGTCTGCCAGGTAAAATCCATTCCACATGCCAAGGCAACCACTTCAGTCACAGTGGTTACCTCCTGTGAGGATATTGTAGAGCCTGTTCAGAATCAAACTGCACCGTTGCCATG TGTTCATGATGCCGGAGAAGAAATGTCAAGTACTGACGCTGGTTTTTCTAACATAAAA aaaagcattccccaGGATCAGAAGTTTCAGATGGACTCTTGTGAAGTTCAGGTGTCTTCTGTCAATGAGAGAGAACTTCTAACTAAACCTGACCAACCTTCACTGAGCCCTCAAGAACCTTTTGAGCAAAGCCAATTCGAGCATAACTCTCAGAATGGCGTATCAGAATTTGAGGAGTTTGTTCCAGGAACCACAT TCATGGCAAATGACTTTGATGGCGAGATGGACTACTTGGAGCAGTTTGGTTCCAGTAAT TTCAAGGAGTCAGCACTGAGGAAACAATCACTGTACCTTAAATTTGACCCTCTACTGAGAGAGAGTCCTAAGAAGTCTGGAGCCCCTGCAGGACTCGACCTCCCTCGAATTCCTCCCGTTGCTTTGCG TATGGACACCCAGAGGCCTGGAACCAAGGATGTGGTGAATGGGTTGAAATCTGTCCACTCCAGAATTCTTGATGTCCCACCTCCT GTTCACGTTGTGGGTCCTCTGAATCCTTTTGTGCAGAACTCTATGTTTGAAAATATGGACCCAAATTTCCCTCCACCAGCCAATACTGACGATAACATCATAGAGGTGCTGAAATACAGTCAGTGGGACATGGATGCTGCCATTGCCAAGATCCAGAAAGAA gcaaaggagagagaggatgaatgGAAGGCAAAGTATGAAAAGCTGTCTCTGGATAATCATGAAATGGG AAAAATTATGTCTGAATTTGAAGCAACAATCTCTCAGATACTGG ctgaaaaacaaaaagaaaaggaaatggCCCAGGCTGAGATTACTCAGGTTCTGCAAGAGAAGGAGCAGGTATCACAGGACCTGAGTGCAATGGAAAGATCCTTCTCTGATCTCTTCAAGAGACTGGATAAGTACAAAGAAGTCATCGAGGGTTATAAGCAG AATGAAGAGATGCTGAAGAAATGTGCTCAAGATTACCTGGCTAGGATCAAAAAGGAGGAACAGCGCTACCAGACCCTGAAAGCCCACGCTGAGCAGAAAATTGGCCT GGCGAATAAAGAAATTGCTGAAGTCCGGTCTAAACTAAAGTCAGAGGTCTCAGCACTGCAGGCCCAGCTGCGCAGGGAACAGCTAAAAGCCCAGTCACTGGAGAATAGCCTCGACCAGAAA GTAAAGGAGACTGAGGAACTCACAAATCTTTGCGACGAACTCATTGCAAAAGTGCAGAAGGGCTGA